A single region of the Sulfitobacter geojensis genome encodes:
- a CDS encoding glycine reductase → MSDANNPIAYMQRTRDYYLALGYGAPYAWASFAEVPFTPLTKPLADSTVALVTTAAPYQPDKGDQGPGAPYNAAAKFYEVYDAPTAEIPDLRISHIAIDRDHTTAEDMGSYFPLTALKNAADAGKIGKLADRFFGLPTNRSQRTTIDVDGPALLAHCQKHNIDAAIFVPNCPVCHQSVSIVARILEQAGIATVIMGCAKDIVEHVGVPRFLFSDFPLGNAAGRPNDPASQTATLAMALNLLETADHPRSTVQSDLVWVGAPDWKDDYSNPAKLSPEEIARRKQAFDAGKVAAKKVLNG, encoded by the coding sequence ATGAGCGACGCAAACAATCCGATCGCGTATATGCAGCGCACCCGCGACTACTATCTGGCGCTGGGGTATGGTGCCCCTTACGCATGGGCCAGCTTTGCCGAGGTACCGTTTACACCTTTGACAAAGCCCTTGGCGGACAGCACCGTTGCGCTGGTCACCACCGCGGCCCCCTATCAACCTGACAAAGGCGATCAGGGGCCCGGTGCCCCCTATAACGCTGCTGCCAAATTCTACGAAGTATATGACGCTCCCACCGCCGAAATCCCCGATCTGCGCATTTCGCACATCGCAATCGACCGCGATCATACAACGGCTGAGGACATGGGCAGTTACTTTCCACTTACCGCCCTGAAAAACGCGGCAGACGCCGGCAAAATCGGCAAGCTGGCGGACCGGTTTTTCGGCCTGCCCACCAACCGGTCACAGCGCACAACCATTGACGTGGATGGCCCCGCCTTGCTGGCCCACTGCCAGAAGCACAACATCGACGCTGCAATTTTTGTGCCCAATTGCCCCGTGTGCCATCAATCGGTGTCGATCGTGGCCCGCATTCTGGAACAGGCCGGCATCGCGACGGTCATCATGGGCTGCGCAAAAGACATCGTCGAACATGTCGGTGTTCCACGTTTCCTGTTCAGCGACTTCCCTTTGGGAAATGCGGCCGGACGGCCAAATGATCCGGCCTCGCAAACGGCAACTTTGGCGATGGCCCTGAACCTGTTGGAAACAGCCGATCATCCGCGCAGCACAGTGCAATCGGATCTTGTCTGGGTTGGTGCGCCTGATTGGAAAGACGACTATTCCAACCCCGCCAAACTCTCGCCCGAGGAAATCGCACGTCGAAAACAGGCGTTTGACGCCGGCAAGGTGGCGGCGAAAAAGGTTCTGAACGGCTAG
- the murA gene encoding UDP-N-acetylglucosamine 1-carboxyvinyltransferase has protein sequence MDSILVRGGKELQGDIPIAGAKNACLTLMPATLLSEEPLTLTNAPRLSDIRTMTELLGSLGTEVSALQEGKVLAMSSQGPINTHADYDIVRKMRASNLVLGPLLAREGHAEVSLPGGCAIGARPMDIHTDGLTLMGAEIELRDGYLHAKAQGGRLKGAVIDFPFASVGATENIMMAATLAKGTTVINNAAREPEIVDLADCLRAMGAQIEGDGTPSITIQGVDRLHGATHKVVTDRIELGTYMLAPAICGGEVELLGGRIDLLSAFCEKLDAAGISVTETAKGLKVARKNGSIRAVDVTTEPFPGFPTDLQAQMMALLCIADGTSVLEEKIFENRFMHAPELERMGANIDVQGGTATVKGVKKLKGAPVMATDLRASVSLILAGLAAEGETKVARVYHLDRGYEHVVAKFRGVGADIERIKE, from the coding sequence ATGGATTCAATTCTGGTCAGAGGCGGCAAAGAGCTGCAAGGCGACATTCCGATTGCAGGTGCGAAAAACGCCTGCCTTACTTTGATGCCTGCCACCTTGCTGAGCGAGGAGCCGCTGACGCTGACTAATGCACCGCGCCTCAGTGACATTCGTACGATGACCGAACTGCTGGGCTCGCTGGGCACCGAAGTGTCCGCGCTTCAGGAGGGCAAGGTGCTGGCCATGTCGAGCCAGGGGCCGATCAACACCCATGCGGATTATGATATTGTGCGCAAAATGCGGGCGTCCAACCTTGTGCTGGGGCCATTGCTGGCGCGCGAAGGCCATGCCGAAGTGTCACTGCCCGGTGGCTGTGCCATTGGTGCACGGCCCATGGACATCCATACGGACGGGCTGACGCTGATGGGGGCCGAAATTGAACTGCGCGACGGGTATCTGCACGCCAAAGCACAGGGCGGGCGGCTGAAAGGGGCAGTGATCGATTTTCCTTTCGCGTCTGTCGGGGCTACCGAAAACATCATGATGGCCGCCACGCTGGCCAAAGGCACCACGGTGATCAACAATGCCGCGCGCGAGCCAGAGATCGTGGATCTTGCCGATTGCCTGCGCGCAATGGGCGCGCAGATTGAGGGTGACGGCACCCCGTCGATCACCATTCAGGGCGTCGACCGCCTGCACGGGGCGACACATAAGGTTGTCACCGACCGAATCGAATTGGGCACCTATATGCTGGCCCCCGCGATTTGCGGTGGCGAGGTGGAATTGCTGGGCGGTCGCATCGACCTTTTGTCTGCCTTTTGTGAAAAACTCGACGCTGCGGGCATTTCCGTCACGGAAACGGCAAAGGGCCTTAAAGTGGCGCGCAAGAATGGCAGCATTCGCGCCGTGGACGTCACGACGGAACCCTTCCCCGGCTTTCCGACGGATTTGCAGGCGCAGATGATGGCGCTTTTGTGTATCGCTGATGGCACATCCGTGCTTGAGGAAAAGATCTTTGAAAACCGCTTTATGCATGCGCCCGAACTGGAACGCATGGGGGCCAATATTGACGTACAGGGCGGTACGGCGACGGTTAAGGGCGTGAAAAAGCTGAAAGGTGCGCCGGTAATGGCCACCGATTTGCGCGCTTCTGTCTCATTGATCCTTGCCGGTCTTGCCGCTGAGGGGGAAACCAAAGTTGCCCGTGTGTACCACCTGGATCGCGGGTATGAACATGTGGTCGCGAAATTCCGCGGCGTGGGTGCAGACATCGAACGGATCAAGGAATAA
- a CDS encoding UPF0262 family protein: MSRLVQIRLDDANLPPPTPEIEQERKVAVFDLLEDNTFVLPSRDERPVAQGPYHLGLSIRDKRLVFDVETETEEKAAEFHLSLGPFRQVVKDYFQICESYFDAVKKLPPSQIETIDMARRGIHNEGSRVLQERLEGKAEIDSDTARRLFTLICVLHFGG; this comes from the coding sequence ATGTCCCGCCTCGTTCAAATTCGCCTTGATGACGCCAACTTGCCGCCGCCCACGCCGGAGATCGAGCAAGAGCGCAAGGTCGCTGTCTTCGATCTGCTTGAGGACAATACCTTTGTGCTGCCTTCGCGCGATGAACGTCCGGTTGCACAAGGGCCTTACCACCTTGGTCTGTCGATCCGCGACAAGCGGCTGGTGTTTGATGTTGAAACCGAAACCGAAGAAAAAGCCGCAGAATTCCACCTGTCGCTTGGCCCGTTCCGGCAGGTGGTCAAAGATTATTTCCAGATTTGCGAATCCTACTTTGATGCGGTGAAGAAATTACCGCCCAGCCAGATCGAGACGATCGACATGGCGCGGCGCGGTATTCACAACGAAGGCAGCCGCGTGTTGCAGGAACGTCTTGAGGGCAAGGCGGAAATCGACAGCGACACCGCGCGCCGTCTCTTTACCCTGATCTGTGTTCTGCATTTCGGAGGCTGA
- a CDS encoding DUF2948 family protein: MTEDARFEDGAEAPLNLGAMDVDDLKVISSLVQDAVFPASEMRWERKAGRFAVLLNRVRWEDGGKNRHAPERVQSVLMFKTVQGVASQDVPKGDADTILSLLSLDFDETTAPSGHLTLTLAGDGAIRLNVEAIEVTLKDVTRPYVAPSKKLPQHPE; the protein is encoded by the coding sequence ATGACCGAGGACGCGCGTTTCGAAGATGGAGCTGAGGCACCGCTGAACCTGGGTGCGATGGATGTCGACGACCTCAAGGTCATTTCGTCCCTTGTGCAGGACGCGGTGTTTCCTGCTTCGGAAATGCGCTGGGAACGCAAGGCAGGGCGCTTTGCCGTGTTGCTGAACCGTGTCCGCTGGGAAGACGGCGGTAAAAACCGTCACGCCCCCGAACGCGTGCAATCCGTCCTGATGTTCAAAACGGTTCAGGGCGTTGCGAGTCAGGATGTGCCCAAGGGGGACGCCGACACAATCCTGTCGCTGCTTTCCCTCGACTTTGACGAAACCACCGCCCCCTCAGGGCATTTGACGCTGACGCTTGCGGGCGACGGGGCCATCCGCCTGAACGTCGAAGCAATCGAGGTGACGCTGAAGGATGTGACGCGCCCCTATGTTGCGCCGTCGAAAAAACTGCCACAGCATCCTGAATAA
- a CDS encoding low molecular weight phosphatase family protein — protein MTETLPQSVLFCCDHNAVRSPMAEGIMKKFYGTDTYVQSVGVKNDLEIDGFSIAVCAELEVELSRHRSRSFDEMEQWGDDLSSFDLVIALSPASQRRALELTRFFHLEVEYWPILDPTGLGETREAKLVQFRAARDQITERLIDRFGPPVDAS, from the coding sequence GTGACAGAAACACTCCCCCAATCCGTCCTTTTTTGCTGCGATCACAATGCGGTACGCTCCCCGATGGCCGAGGGGATCATGAAAAAATTCTACGGCACCGACACCTATGTGCAGTCTGTTGGCGTCAAAAACGATCTTGAAATCGACGGGTTTTCGATCGCTGTTTGTGCCGAGCTGGAGGTCGAACTGTCGCGCCATCGCTCACGCAGTTTCGATGAAATGGAACAATGGGGCGACGACCTGTCTTCCTTCGATCTGGTCATTGCCTTGTCTCCGGCCAGCCAACGGCGCGCATTAGAACTTACGCGTTTCTTTCACTTGGAAGTCGAATACTGGCCGATCCTTGATCCCACCGGTCTTGGCGAAACACGTGAGGCCAAGTTGGTTCAGTTTCGCGCGGCCCGTGACCAGATTACCGAGCGTTTGATTGACCGTTTCGGCCCGCCGGTCGACGCGAGCTGA
- the hisD gene encoding histidinol dehydrogenase — MPIFLNALAPDFEAAFQNLLNAKREDSPDVDAVVAEIIADVRSRGDAAVIDVTTKFDRIALTPDTLRITAEEIADAMDEVSSEDKTALELAATRIRAYHARQLPEDAEWTDEAGATLGWRWTPVSAAGLYVPGGLASYPSSVLMNAIPAKVAGVERLAMVVPTPDGILNPLVLMAAHIAGVDEIYRIGGAQAVAALAYGTDTIAPVDKITGPGNAFVAAAKRRVFGKVGIDMIAGPSEILVIADGDNDPDWIALDLLSQAEHDESAQSILITTDAAFGQAVTQAVEKRLETLERRAIAGPSWRDFGAIITVPDLDAAAALSNRIAPEHLELCVADPDGLSAKITHAGAIFLGQWTPEAIGDYIGGPNHVLPTARSARFSSGLSVLDFMKRTTLARMTPDALRAIGPAAERLATSESLEAHGLSVTARLDRLNR, encoded by the coding sequence ATGCCCATCTTCCTCAATGCCTTGGCCCCCGACTTCGAAGCGGCGTTTCAAAACCTGCTGAATGCGAAACGCGAGGACAGCCCGGATGTGGACGCTGTGGTGGCCGAGATCATCGCGGATGTGCGCAGCCGTGGCGATGCCGCGGTGATCGATGTAACCACCAAATTCGACCGGATCGCCCTGACGCCGGACACCTTGCGCATCACGGCTGAAGAAATCGCAGACGCGATGGATGAGGTCAGCAGCGAAGACAAAACCGCGTTGGAACTCGCCGCCACGCGCATCCGCGCCTACCACGCCCGCCAGCTTCCCGAAGACGCGGAGTGGACGGACGAGGCTGGCGCAACCCTTGGTTGGCGTTGGACACCCGTATCCGCGGCCGGGCTGTATGTGCCGGGCGGTCTTGCCAGCTATCCAAGCTCCGTCTTGATGAACGCGATCCCTGCCAAAGTTGCAGGGGTGGAGCGGCTTGCCATGGTGGTGCCAACGCCTGACGGTATTTTGAACCCGCTTGTGCTGATGGCGGCCCATATCGCGGGCGTTGATGAAATCTACCGCATCGGCGGGGCGCAGGCCGTGGCGGCGCTCGCCTATGGTACGGACACAATTGCGCCTGTCGATAAAATCACCGGTCCCGGCAATGCATTTGTCGCCGCTGCGAAACGCCGTGTTTTCGGTAAGGTCGGGATCGATATGATTGCTGGTCCGTCGGAAATCCTTGTGATTGCGGATGGCGATAATGATCCCGACTGGATCGCGCTTGATCTGCTGTCACAGGCCGAACATGACGAAAGCGCGCAATCCATTTTGATCACCACAGATGCGGCCTTTGGTCAGGCCGTTACGCAGGCTGTCGAAAAGCGTCTCGAAACACTTGAGCGACGTGCGATTGCCGGGCCAAGCTGGCGCGACTTCGGGGCGATCATCACGGTGCCCGATCTTGATGCGGCAGCTGCACTTTCCAACCGCATCGCGCCCGAACACCTTGAGCTTTGCGTCGCGGACCCTGACGGCTTGAGCGCGAAGATCACCCATGCGGGCGCGATTTTCCTCGGTCAATGGACGCCTGAAGCGATCGGTGATTACATCGGTGGACCGAACCATGTCTTGCCCACCGCCCGTTCTGCGCGGTTCTCATCAGGGCTTTCGGTTCTCGACTTTATGAAGCGCACGACGCTGGCGCGGATGACCCCGGATGCCCTGCGCGCGATTGGTCCTGCGGCTGAACGGTTGGCCACCTCCGAAAGCCTCGAGGCGCACGGTTTAAGTGTTACGGCACGTCTGGACCGGCTGAACCGCTGA